ACCATGACAAGTATTCATTGTCTCCATGTTGTACCGGCAGTGCCAGTAATTCGGGCACATCGTAGGGATGCGCCGCTTTAAGCAAATCCATCAGCGCCTGCTGATGTAGAGTATCGCACTTCAGCAACATCTGTACTTCGCTGACCCGTTCCAGTTTCCCTTCCCAGACATACAGCGAGGTTGCACCCGGCAGCAGCGTGACGCAGGCAGCCAGTTTGGCATTCAACGCCTGGGCAGCCAGTTGCTCTGCACTGGCCTGATCCGGTGCTGTGCACAGCACCACAACGGCAGAATTGATGCTCATCAGAAGGCTCCGGTGACGAAAGCGGTGATGATAACACGCCCCGCTAAACACAAGGTTTACAGGATGTAACCAGGCTAGAGGATCAGGCTGCCAAACAGAAAACCAAACAGCACCGACAACGCAATAGCCAGCACGCCAGGTACGATAAAGGAATGATTAAACACAAACTTACCGATGCGTGTGGAGCCGGTGTCATCCATCTCTACCGCGGCCAGCAGCGTCGGGTAAGTGGGCAACACAAACAGGGCTGAAACCGCAGCAAATGAGGCAATGGCCGCATGGGGGGATACGCCCAGCAGCAGCGCGGCGGGCATCAGTGCTTTGGTGGTCGCGGCCTGCGAATAGAGCAGGGTAGCGGCAAAGAACAGCACCAGCGCCAGTAACCACGGATAGCTTTGCAACATATCACCGGCCAGCGTCTGGATAGCGTCGAGGTGCGCTTTTACAAAGGTATCTCCTAACCAGGCCACCCCCATGACGCAGATACAGGCGCTCATCCCGGACTTGAACGTACTGGCGCTCAGGATCTCACCGGTATCGATTTTGCAGGTCAGGCAGATGAGTGTGGCGATGGTGAGCATAAACACCACAATGGCCTCGTTACGCGGCAGCACCGGGTGAGCAATCAAGCCGACATTTTCGCTGATAGCGGTGGCATAGAGTACCACCGCCACAATGCCGACCAGGAACAGCAACACCGAACGTTTGGCACCGGGCTTGAGATTGAACACCTGCGCACCCCGCAACGTCACTTCTCCCTTCGCCAGCCGGGTCTGATAAACCGCGTCGTCTTTCAACTCTTTGCCGAGGAAATTGGTGACAATCGCGGCACAGAAGATCGCCAGCATGGTCGAGGGTAAAGCCACGCCGAGCAGGGCCAGATAACTGACACCGCGCGGTTCCAGCAGCGAGGCGAAAAAGACTACCGCAGCGGAGATAGGCGAGGCGGTGATGGCAATTTGCGACGCTACCACGGCGATGGAGAGCGGGCGTGATGGTCGTACCCCTTGCTCTTTCGCCACTTCAGCGATGACCGGCAGGGTGGAAAAAGCGGTATGGCCGGTACCGGCCAGCAGCGTCATGACATAGGTGACCAGCGGTGCGAGGAAGGTGACATAACGCGGATGACGGCGTAGCAGGCGTTCAGCGAGGCTGACGAGGTAATCCATACCGCCCGCCACTTGCATAGCCGCAATAGCGGCGATCACCGCCATGATGATTTCAATCACATCAAAGGGAATCGCGCCCGGTTTCATGCCGCAAAACAGCGTCAGGATCAGCACGCCCAGGCCACCGGCAAAACCAATGCCGATACCGCCTAAACGGGCACCCAACCAGATCGCCAGCAACACGATGATTAATTCGACCACGACCATCTTTTCACTCCCTGAAACGCGACATCCCTTAGTTGTAGTCGCCCAAAAAAAACACGCCCGTATTCTATACGGGCGTGCTTGCTACAACGTGATCCAGAACGAGTTATTGTTCGTTTTCGTCGGTGTAACGTTTGGCTTTGTAGGCCGGGAACATCAGGTTCTGAATCGAGAAGATATCGTCCAGTTCCGCTTCGGTCAGCAGGCCACGTTCCAGCACCACTTCACGCACGCTCTTGCCGGTTTCAGCACAAATCTTACCGACGATGTCACCGTTGTGGTGACCAATGTACGGATTGAGGTAAGTGACGATACCGATGGAGTTAAATACGTAGGCTTCACACACCGCTTTGTTGGCGGTGATGCCGTTGACGCATTTCTCCAGCAGGTTGTAGCAGGCGTTGGTCAGGATGCTGATGGATTCAAACAATGCCTGACCGATGACCGGTTCCATCACGTTAAGCTGCAACTGCCCGGCTTCGGCGGCCATCGTCACCGTCGTGTCGTTGCCGATCACCTTGAAGCACACCTGGTTCACCACTTCCGGCACCACCGGGTTGACTTTGGCTGGCATGATGGAAGAGCCCGCCTGCAATTCCGGTAAGTTGATCTCGTTGAGACCGGCACGCGGACCGGAGGAGAGCAGGCGCAGGTCGTTACAGATTTTCGACAGTTTCACCGCCAGACGTTTCAGTGATGAATGCACCATCACGTAAGCACCGCAGTCGGAGGTGGCTTCAATCAGATCTTCCGCTGGCACCACCGGCAGGTTGCTGACCTCTGCCAGACGCTGCACCGCCAGCTGCTGATAGCCGTCCGGTGTGTTGAGACGGGTGCCGATTGCGGTGGCACCGAGGTTCACTTCCAGCAGCAGTTCTGCGGTACGCAGTACGCTGCGCGTCTCTTCATTCAGCAGCACGTTGAAGGCGTGGAACTCCTGACCGAGGGTCATTGGTACCGCGTCCTGCAACTGGGTACGGCCCATTTTGAGGATGTTCTCGAATTCCACCGCTTTGCGCTGGAAGCCTTCACCCAGTTGGTTGATGGCATCGATCAGTTTCAGAATCGAGGTATACACCGCGATACGGAAACCGGTGGGATAAGCGTCATTGGTAGACTGACACTTGTTCACGTGGTCGTTCGGGTTGAGGTATTGATATTCACCTTTGTGGTGACCCATCAGCTCCAGACCGATGTTGGCCAGTACTTCGTTGGTGTTCATATTGACGGAGGTCCCTGCGCCGCCCTGATAGACGTCCACCGGGAATTGATCCATGCACTTACCGTTGTTCAGCACCTCGTCGCAAGCCTGAATAATGGTGTTAGCAATGTTGCGAGGAATTGTTTGCAGCTCTTTGTTCGCCAGGGCGGCTGCTTTCTTCACCATCACCATACCGCGAACGAATTCTGGTATGTCGCTGATTTTACTATTACTAATATAGAAGTTCTCAATCGCACGCAGAGTGTGAACACCATAGTAGGCGTCGGCCGGAACTTCACGCATGCCTAACAGGTCTTCTTCGATACGAATGTTGTTCGCCATGATTACCTTCTTATTATGGCTGCTGAGTGGCTGCTGAGTGGCTGCCGGACGCACTCTGAGGCGATCAGAGGAGGGCGGCGAGTCACGTGCAGGTGATGCAATTATATTGTCGTGGAATACCA
The DNA window shown above is from Pantoea sp. At-9b and carries:
- the cutA gene encoding divalent cation tolerance protein CutA codes for the protein MSINSAVVVLCTAPDQASAEQLAAQALNAKLAACVTLLPGATSLYVWEGKLERVSEVQMLLKCDTLHQQALMDLLKAAHPYDVPELLALPVQHGDNEYLSWLHASLA
- a CDS encoding anaerobic C4-dicarboxylate transporter, which codes for MVVVELIIVLLAIWLGARLGGIGIGFAGGLGVLILTLFCGMKPGAIPFDVIEIIMAVIAAIAAMQVAGGMDYLVSLAERLLRRHPRYVTFLAPLVTYVMTLLAGTGHTAFSTLPVIAEVAKEQGVRPSRPLSIAVVASQIAITASPISAAVVFFASLLEPRGVSYLALLGVALPSTMLAIFCAAIVTNFLGKELKDDAVYQTRLAKGEVTLRGAQVFNLKPGAKRSVLLFLVGIVAVVLYATAISENVGLIAHPVLPRNEAIVVFMLTIATLICLTCKIDTGEILSASTFKSGMSACICVMGVAWLGDTFVKAHLDAIQTLAGDMLQSYPWLLALVLFFAATLLYSQAATTKALMPAALLLGVSPHAAIASFAAVSALFVLPTYPTLLAAVEMDDTGSTRIGKFVFNHSFIVPGVLAIALSVLFGFLFGSLIL
- the aspA gene encoding aspartate ammonia-lyase, whose translation is MANNIRIEEDLLGMREVPADAYYGVHTLRAIENFYISNSKISDIPEFVRGMVMVKKAAALANKELQTIPRNIANTIIQACDEVLNNGKCMDQFPVDVYQGGAGTSVNMNTNEVLANIGLELMGHHKGEYQYLNPNDHVNKCQSTNDAYPTGFRIAVYTSILKLIDAINQLGEGFQRKAVEFENILKMGRTQLQDAVPMTLGQEFHAFNVLLNEETRSVLRTAELLLEVNLGATAIGTRLNTPDGYQQLAVQRLAEVSNLPVVPAEDLIEATSDCGAYVMVHSSLKRLAVKLSKICNDLRLLSSGPRAGLNEINLPELQAGSSIMPAKVNPVVPEVVNQVCFKVIGNDTTVTMAAEAGQLQLNVMEPVIGQALFESISILTNACYNLLEKCVNGITANKAVCEAYVFNSIGIVTYLNPYIGHHNGDIVGKICAETGKSVREVVLERGLLTEAELDDIFSIQNLMFPAYKAKRYTDENEQ